One Formosa agariphila KMM 3901 genomic window, GTTAATTTGTGCATTGCGTTTATAAATGCACATAAAACTAGTGGTACCGAATTAGGTCTTTTTGACAGTATCATTAATTTTTACACCGCTATTAACGAAAACAAAACGTCTTTTTTAGGAGACCTTTTAGGACGAGACTCTGCGGAAGTATTGGTAGAAAAAATTATGCATAAACGAATTCAGATTCATGAAAACGTTATTTCAAAAAATTTCAACCACTACATCACCAATGTATTACTCTACATTGACATTATTGCTTACGATCACTTTTTAGAGACTAAATCGATAACAAAATCGTATTTAGAAATTTTAGAATCGACCATAATAACCATAGTTATTGAGGCGTTAAGTTTAAAATCTGAAAAAAGTGATTACGACAAAAGTTTAATTGAATTGTTTCAATCTTCATTACGCTACGAACAAGTTGGGCAATTAACTTATATAGAAGCTATAGAGAATGCAAAAAAAATACAACATAATTTATACTATTTAGATATTGCCTGTATGGCCGCTTGGAGTGACGCATGGATAGAACCTGCTGAAGCTGAATTCTTAGAAAACCTAAGCACTGCACTCCAAATTAATAAGGAAGACCGTAACGAATCTTTAAACGCGATTAACTTGTTTTTCAATGCGAATCGTGATAAAATACCATTATTAAGTGCAAAAAATGTGGTGAAAAGTTTCTATAACCGATCGTCTCAAATTGTAACGAAACTAATAACTAGAAATAGTCATCGGTTACTGAGAGAATTACGAGATAGTAAGGAACTTATGGTTTTACTGACAAAATCTACAGTACGAGATTTAACGTCTCAAGAACGTAAAAAAGTTAACGAACAACTCTTAGATATTTTTAAATCGATTCCGAGTTTAGCTATATTTTTACTTCCTGGAGGTGCTATTTTATTACCAATCGTGATTAAGTTTATCCCCAAATTAT contains:
- a CDS encoding LETM1-related biofilm-associated protein, whose translation is MNPSANGWIKKLIKELSNQTLLDNPTDYDFYKAFRNSGFIYGYNIKIVNDYIINEDLTEEELCKVNLCIAFINAHKTSGTELGLFDSIINFYTAINENKTSFLGDLLGRDSAEVLVEKIMHKRIQIHENVISKNFNHYITNVLLYIDIIAYDHFLETKSITKSYLEILESTIITIVIEALSLKSEKSDYDKSLIELFQSSLRYEQVGQLTYIEAIENAKKIQHNLYYLDIACMAAWSDAWIEPAEAEFLENLSTALQINKEDRNESLNAINLFFNANRDKIPLLSAKNVVKSFYNRSSQIVTKLITRNSHRLLRELRDSKELMVLLTKSTVRDLTSQERKKVNEQLLDIFKSIPSLAIFLLPGGAILLPIVIKFIPKLLPSAFDDNRIEDED